The Amycolatopsis japonica nucleotide sequence GGCCGTCCAGCGCGAGTTGGGGCGTGACCGGTGAAGCGCTACCGGCTGCTCGCCGTTTCGGGAATCGGCGTCGTCGCGGTGCTCGTCGGCGTACTGCTCTTCGGCAACCTGAACGGCAACCTCGTCTACTACCTCACGCCGGATGAGGCGCTGGCCAAGCACGCCGACTACGCCGAAGGGCGGCGTTTCCAACTCGGCGGATTCATCCGTCCGGGTAGCGACCGGCGCACCGCCGACGGGCTCACGTTCGTCGTGACCTCCGAGGTGCGTCCGGACAGCGCCGCGGTCGTCGTGCTGCATACCGGCCCGGTCGCGCAGCTTTTCCAGCCCGGCATCGGTGTGGTGGTCGAAGGCTCTTGGCGTGGCACGGAATTCCTCTCGGACACCATGATCGTCAAGCACGACGAGAACTATCGTCCGCCGGGCCCGACGCCGCAGCCAGGTCCCGGAGGTGATCCTCGATGACGCAAGCAGTCCCGGCCGCGGGCTGGGGTGGCGCATTGCTCGGCCTGGCCGCTTCGCTCGTCCTGGCCTTGTACGGCTTCCGCGCGCAACACCGCCCAGGAACCGTCCGGACAGGACAGTTACGTGCCGCGACCTCGGTGATGGCCGGCGGCGCGGTCCTGTCGATGGCAGCTCTCGAAACCGCCCTGCTCACCGACAACTTCGCGATGTCGTACGTCGCCGAGACCCACGCGCGCGCGACCCCTCTGCTGTTCACGATCACCAGCGCGTGGTCCGGACTCGGCGGCAGTATCGTGCTGTGGACGCTGGTACTGGCCGGGTACATCTTCGTCGCGGGCCGGAACCTGACGGGAGCGGACGACCGGCTCGGGACCGGGGCGCTCGGCGTCATGGGACTGGTCGCCGCGTTCTTCTTCGGGATGGTGACCACGGTCGCCAACCCGTTCAAGATCCTGGCCACTCCGCCTATGGACGGGCCAGGCCCGAATCCCCTGCTGCGTAACGACATCATGGTGGCGATTCACCCGCCGCTGCTGTATCTCGGCTTCGTCGGCTTCACGGTGTCCTTCGCCTACGCGATGTCGGCGCTGGTGCTCCGGCGGGGCGGTGTCGACTGGCTCGTCCGAACTCGCCGGGCGAATCTCGTGGCGTGGACCTTTCTGACCGCGGGTCTGATCGTGGGCGCCTGGTGGTCGTACGAGGTCCTCGGCTGGGGCGGCTATTGGGCGTGGGATCCGGTGGAGAACGCCGCGTTGATCCCGTGGCTGGTGGCCACGGCGTTCATCCACTCGTCCGTGGTGCAGGTCAAGCGCGGAATGTTGCAGGCGTGGAATTTCGTGCTGGCGCTCGCGACGTTCGCGCTCACCATCCTCGGCACGTTCCTCACCCGCTCGTCGGTGGTCGCGTCGGTGCATTCGTTCACGCAGTCCGGTGT carries:
- a CDS encoding cytochrome c maturation protein CcmE — its product is MKRYRLLAVSGIGVVAVLVGVLLFGNLNGNLVYYLTPDEALAKHADYAEGRRFQLGGFIRPGSDRRTADGLTFVVTSEVRPDSAAVVVLHTGPVAQLFQPGIGVVVEGSWRGTEFLSDTMIVKHDENYRPPGPTPQPGPGGDPR